ttgCTTCTGTTGTAACTGGCAATTTTATACAACCATAGTAACTCTAACTAAGCATCAACACTATTGGGACATCGCAGAAAATTCTCTTAAACACGCTATCAAAAATGTCTTGTTAtgctaatgaaaaaataaacgttCAGGAACGTATATATTCAACAAGTTTATAGGTTgtttaatgataaaacaaaagacaataTCGATTATATGTACAAAAAGAGCAGTGTGCACATGCAACACCAGATGGGTCAGTAGCGTAGTCGGTCGCATTTGATGGTGGTGTTACACGTGATTTACCTATGTAACAAAATATACCTTGGAGGTACATCCATTCACCTTGCTAAGGTGAAATGGGTATACTGACTTCTTGCGCTTGCGAGATACAGCGTGATTACACGGACAATCCATCATGTGATGCGGTAACAGCGTACCCATGGTCAGGAGGGAAAAGCTACCGCAGCCAATCAAATTGCGAAGACTGACAACAAAGGAGACCAGggggaaattttaaaaagttataataatttttgttatttattttaaaaaaatacttcctTACTATTTTGAAAGTccttaatgttttatttaaaatccgCATCGTCATCTTATAATACAAACTGAATGCATTCTTATTGATTACAGGCAACCCTTTGTGGTCCCCTTCACTTGTAATATTGGTCAGCTGGTATAAAATAAATTCTGGGTTTCGAGGTTCGGGCTCCACTCTGGACACAGGTAGCCGGGAACATCAGAAGTCCCCAGAGTAGtgagtttatttcattttgctcCCCCTGGATAAATTGGACGTCCATTATTATGCTTCGGATTATCGGTTTTTgacatgaaaaaatatgataactttaaatttttaaaatctgaagTGATTTGAAAATTGTTCTAGTTGTCTATTGAAaaacgtttttattttcaatactttataaaaaattagAGTTTTCTGACATTTGAAATGCCttgtgtaaagaaaaaattaaaagatattatttttagaCATTAGGTTCCTCTTTTAATTAAGATATTTCGGATCTTGCGTTATTTTAAAGACGGGAGTGCCTTTTCCACAAAGATTTGAAATAAGCTTCCGTATTatcgcatatatatatatatatatatatatatataagaaattcTTGGTCTTTCCACAGAAACAAAATGAAGGCTGTTTTGACAACTCTGTTGGTATCGCTCTGCGTTGGCGCCAGTCTGGCCGGTGGATACGGCAGCGGAGGTGGAGGCGGATATGGTGGATACGGCGGATACGGGGGATACGGAGGATATGGTGGCGGATACAGCGGATATGGTGGCGGATACAGCGGATATGGTGGAAGCGGCGGAAAGGGATACGGAAAAGGTGTTTGCCAATGTTTTCGCTGTATCTGCGAACCATTTAACGTATTTGCTTACGAATAATTTGTACAGAATTGAAATGGAATTAagattgttttctttctttctcagGTAAAGGTAACGGCTATTCCACCGTTATCTATTATCCCGTGGCCCAGGACTATCCCGTCCCTGTCCCTGTAGACGCTTTCGGCGGATTTGGAGGGGGATACGGAGGTGGATTCGGGGGCGGGTTCGGTGGATACGGGGGCGGATTCGGTGGTGGATTCGGAGGCGGTTTTGGGGGTGGACTTCCCTATGGTGGTCTTGGGCTTGCGTTAAACTCGGTCCAAAACCAAAACCAGATGGGACTCTTCGGTGGTGCCGGTGGTCAAAGCACTCTCGGTGGAGGTATTGCTCATTCTATGTTGAATACACTATCTAACATCAATGTCCACTTTAATGTTTCTGATATAGTATACAGTTTTTAGAATTTACAGAAACCGAACATGAAAAATTAACCACATTATTACTATATTCAATTATCACTGTTTTCCCTACTTTTTCAGCCTTCGGACTAGCGCTCACTGCCAGTAACCCCCTTCTGGGGGGTCTCATTACCGCGGGGTCAGGATTCCCCGGCCTCGGTCTCATCGGAGCCCTCGGTTGATCGTCGAATTTCAGTCTGGGTTAGAATCCACAAATACTTTTTAAGGGGCAAGTCCGTTCAACTTTCATTGCAGAGTGTttaattattatacatttacgcgaatgataaatataatatctGTAAAGTTGTAAAATTATACTGCAGGATGATTTTGTTCCAATAAACTGTTGCTTATACAATCTCGTTTGCTTTGTTTCCAGATTTTCTGCTTCGCGCATCGCAAAAGAGAGGTATCGAAGTTCTGTCACCGCCCAAATTTGTTTCTATTTGTATACATACTACTGATGCAATAAACCATAGTGTCCTTTTATTTGTTACGAGCCGAGTTTTGAGGGCTGATCAGTTTTTATTAACACGTGAGTTATATATACCAGCATTCATGAATTGTTATGAGAGAATTCACGTTCACAAAAATGTCGGAAAAGTGTTCAGTTCACATTTTTCTCGTTCTTTTTGCCTTCAAAGGCTTTGAAAATACTTTTACAATACATATAGATTTCGAACCGAAAACATCAGACTAATTTCGTAACACGTTTTGAAACTAACTACCAATAATCAAATATTCGTTgcatgtatcatatcatttgtGACAGTTgtcattaaaatgtaaaaaaaaaaaatcaaagtactgaaagtactggaaAACAGTTGGCAAACTTGTTTTCATGTTGTTGGGAATACATGCgttaaaatttttcattttgcagCGCTATAGAGTTTCACTATTGAATTTTAAGCATGAAGTTTTTATCGTAAAGTTGTGGTTTTCCCGGTAAGATGTAGATCAGTATTCTACCGAAATATATACCCAGCATCATCGAACGTatcaggcaaaaaaaaaaacaaaaaaaaaaacccggctTTTTGAACGTTTTTGATAAACGTCAGATACTTTGAATTGGAAAGGCCCGATACGTTGCTATTGccaaaattttatacaaaaccaaAACAACCAAGATTAATTATCACAAGAGCACGATTCttaacctaaaaataaaatattacttacATTCTCACAGGTATTATTTAGACAGATACCATTGACGATAAACTATACAATTACACATGATAATGCAAAGAAATGTTCGTGCGTGTACTGAAACTTGACAACCGTTTATAGAAGacatattgattttattcatttagttCCCTGCCTTGGTAGTGACAAGGGCTAGTGTAAAACAAAGGCATCATAAAATAATGGCAAACTACGTAAACAGATCTTGATATAAAAACGATATAGATGAGCGAAATTAGTTTTTTTGCTCttttttgtaaactttaaattcaaactgaaataaatgtaaacactaATTGTGTCGATCATAATCCTTTCTGTTTATTATGATAGTACGATTTTATGGTTAACTgacacaaaataaaacaaaacaaactgagTGTGCAATCAACTTTCATTCAGACGTACACAATGAGCGACTTAATCAGAAACAGTGAGCGAAATATGGGGGTACATTATCAGCGTTACATTACTAAATGGTTACCGTGGGGTGTAGATTACAATTAATCGTAACCTTATATAACGGTTAATCACAGTTTCGCTATAAATGATAAACCGAGTTTACCACAATTATTTCTCACAATTATCTAGAATAATCATATGTCCGAAAGCCTACGGTGATTATAGTTGAGAATACCTTGTATAATAATCATCTACTCTGATtcaatgtgtgtgtgtgaagCGCCTCTtaataaatacacaaaaatataacaaattgtCCCCTCTAATGAAGTATCTGATAAAATCTAAAGAGCCTTGAGTTTATGTGGAGAAGCATACGGGTCCGACTTCGAATCCGAATTGCTGATCTGTCTGGCCGTAATCCGTGGGAATAAAGTCTATTATAGGCAAACTCTCAACCTTCTTTGTCGAGATTTCAAATATAGTTTTCCCATCTCCCTTTCTTgactgaaataaaacaaaaataaagtgttttacTGATATTAAACTTCAAGAGCTTTATTCATTTCAGTTTATGCAAAATTGTATCAACCTGAATAGTTTTCTAGATTTATATAATCATGACCTGTAGGTATGTGTTTATgaatgtgttacatgtatatgtattataaaatgaaaaactgtaaattataaaaaagtgttttactgaacctttgggttttttttcttaaaagcaATGATTTATACtttgataattattttctttttttttagtagTAATGACCCCACGTGGAAGTCCTGTGGGTAGCGACCTTCTATAGCTACATTTTCTGACCCTTATACTACAACTGAACTAATGTGTAAACATTGCCCATCCCTCTATTGCATTTTGTGCAATATTATTCCACTGTGTAAAGCTTACCAAGAAAAGTTGTTTGCTATGGCATTCTGTGCACTATTGTTTTAGTTTGTTTAGCTTACTTTCTGTACATCTATCACATTCTGTGCAGTATCATCCTTATATGTTAAgcttatacatttacatgtactttttgtttgtcaatgaccTTCTGGGAGTATTGTTGTAATGTGTTAAGCTTACCTTCTATTCGTCAATGACCTTCTGCGAGTATTGTTGTTATCAGTTTAGCTTACTTTCAGTCTTGTTACAATGTGTTTAGCTTACTTTCTGTTCGTCTATGACATTATGCGCCGCATTGTTGTAATCAGTTTAGCTTACTTTCAGTCGGTCTATGACAATCTGTGCAGCATTGTTATAATGTGTTTAGCTTATTTTCTGTTCGTCTATGACATTATGCACAGCATTGTTGTAATCAGTTTAGCTTATTTTCAGTCGTCTATGACAATCTGTGCAGCATTGTTCTAATGGTTTTAGCTTACCTTACAACCGTCTATGACGTTCTTCAAGTCTTTCGTTTTGTGTTGGGATTTGTCCGCGCCCTCTAGGATAATGGCGCGGTTTTTATCTTTGTACATTTCGTCATACCATGCGAGCGAATTCTTGCAGTAATACGTGAATGTTTGCGTCGCTCGCCCACTGAACAGTCTCAGAAGGTTCAGTTGTATGTCATCCGGGTACTCAATCATAAATCCCGATTTAAGACCACTGAACGATTGCCCCTTCTCTTCATTTCTGTAACTTAATGGagactgcaaaaaaaaaaaaaaaaacccgtttaATCAATCAACGCTCATTTGCTGCTAAGAGCATGTCAATCAACATATCTACAGACTGAGATTTGGTAGAGTGTATCAGAGTAAGTGCTTGGTTACCATTTTGGTATCATCTGTGGGGTAAATGCAGGTGCTTCCTGACGACATGTTACACCACACCTTGATGGCGTCACCTGAGGCCCCCAGAGTGGGATCGACCCAGTACCACCCTGTTTAAGGAATATATAATCAGCGATATATCGACTTTTGTACAAAATCTAACCTAACcattaatattatttgtttaaggTTAAGTTGACTTTTATATCAATCAATTAAAGACGTTACTAGATTCGAAACATAATGATATGAAAAGTTACAGAAAATTTATGTGTTTATTAGTTACAGTACAATGAAATTTGTTGCTGTTAGCCATGACTGACCGTCAGTAGATCCTGGGTTTCCAAGTTTGATGTCGTTACAGGAGCTAGCAGGGTTGCCCTCTTTCCCAGTCGGGTATTTGATCATCTGAATCTCTTCATCTAGCTTTTCGATCTGTCCAAATAATTTTCCAACAAGGAGAGTGACGCCATCTTGGAGTTCGTAGCTCTTGCTTTCCATTTCCTGAACAATTTGGTTGAGGTCAAACTCCAGGGAATTTTGATTGACTTGGTTGATCGCACGCTTTCGTCGGCCTCCTACTTTTGGCGCGAACGCAGAGGAGAAAATGTCAGCGGGGAAAGCTTGGGATGCTCCTGGAGGTCCAGCCGGCCCAGTGGGTCCCTAATGTTCAatgacaaaattttcaaaaagaagtGATAAAAATAGTATCTTTTGTAagtaaaatgtttagaatataatAAGACCGTTATCTTACCGGAAGTCCAGATTCTCCCTTCTGTCCGGTATCACCCTAGGTAAAAAATATGacaatcaaaatatcaatatttaaaatacaataatagatctgaaaacaaaatgatatttaaaaatttcaggTCATTTCATTGTAAAGGGTAGCATAGCAGCAAACGATGAATTAGACACGTGACAAAAACAGATCCTAACGGACACATTACCCGCTCTCCTTTAGGTCCCGAGGGTCCTGGAGGTCCCTAAAAAAAGGATGAAACGTTTAAATTTATTAGCATGAAATTTCACAATATAAACATTAAGGCTGGTAAAATGTACAAGTTAACAACAGGTCACAAGGACCTTACAACTTACTGGCAGGCCTGACGTTCCTTCCGGTCCAGGGAATCCGGGAGGTCCCTCTGGTccctaagcaaaaaaaaaaaaccccccaaaaactCATGGATTGGAAGATCTGTGTTTTAGCAATGGATAGTTTCTGATATGAAGTGTTGCTATGTGTTTATACtgtttattgtataaaatgactTACAATTGGTCCTCTATCGCCCTTTGGTCCCGGGGGTCCGGGCTCACCCGGCTCTCCCTTCGGTCCGGGATCACCAATAGCTCCTGGAGGTCCCACTCGTCCCATGTGACCTTTCATGCCTTTCTCCCCTGTCTCACCTTTAGGACCAGTGGGTCCGGGTTGTCCCTGTAAAAAATGTCCATTTAACACATTCGTGAttacatctatacatgtattacttactATTAAGTATAAACATTCCTTACTATCAGTCCCTGTTCTCCGGGTATTCCTGGGGGTCCCACAGCACCTGCTTCACCCTATCAATAGAATGTCTAGAGAGTGACCAGATCTTAAGACTGCATATTATTTATCACACTATATTTGGCAACTCTGGAAACTTACCACTGGACCAGCTGCGCCGGGAGGTCCCGCGGGGCCTGAAGCACCTGGGTTGCCctgaataatttaataatatattattattattaattggtatattaatataaaaattttgaatgtatAAAAAGAGTCTAATACATTTGGTTCATTAATGTCATTTCTTGGTTTCATTGTAATTAGAATCAAGAATTCTTTCATCACAGACCTGTGGTCCTTGTATTCCACGATTTCCGGGTGGACCCGGAAGTCCTCGGTCTCCTTTCTCGCCAGCTGGACCGGGCTCACCCTGGGTACCTGGACGTCCCATCTCGCCCTGATAGTAAGATGTATAATTCAATTAAGTCCACCACGCTTTATTGGG
The nucleotide sequence above comes from Magallana gigas chromosome 2, xbMagGiga1.1, whole genome shotgun sequence. Encoded proteins:
- the LOC105322033 gene encoding uncharacterized protein, which gives rise to MKAVLTTLLVSLCVGASLAGGYGSGGGGGYGGYGGYGGYGGYGGGYSGYGGGYSGYGGSGGKGYGKGKGNGYSTVIYYPVAQDYPVPVPVDAFGGFGGGYGGGFGGGFGGYGGGFGGGFGGGFGGGLPYGGLGLALNSVQNQNQMGLFGGAGGQSTLGGAFGLALTASNPLLGGLITAGSGFPGLGLIGALG